A genomic stretch from Pelotomaculum schinkii includes:
- the hcrA gene encoding 4-hydroxybenzoyl-CoA reductase subunit alpha, with protein MSNETNVSKYQFTLDNKKLHFDMKPEYAVVGKSKPRLDGVEKATGAAKYAGDLKFPNMLYGKILYSPHAHAKILSIDTSEAEKIPGVKAVITSKDVPDLKYGISPARWDENILCIDKVRYVGDKVAAVACVDEETCYKAMKAIKVEYEVLPAVLDYRHAMDEGMPLVHENYPRNINTEIHQEFGDLEKAFKEAYHVRKDVFSGVRAYQCPIERHSAMCIWKEDKITIYPSTQSAHYFQYYVAREFGLKMGQVRIVMPYVGGGFGGKLEPTGLEFCGSVLSKVTGRPVLMSYDRLEMFQHNRGRHQGTYEITTGVDKNGKILGCHTNFLLDGGAYTSLGIATAYYAGALLPLTYEFDNYKFDCYRMYTNMPACGAHRGHGAPQPKYAFESHLDNIAKDLGIDPVDIRLINARKPNTTTVNGFGIQSCELTACLEKAAEMMNWREKKKNGLPKGRGIGIATGSFVTGAGYPIYRNDWPSASCMIRVNEDGTSATLYTMSAEIGQGSNTVLCQMAAEAMGYRYENMKIVAGDTETTPLDFGAYSSRQTLFSGWAVKRAGEKIKAAILETAAFMMNLPNEDMDIDCVEGVIFSKSRPKVPTLTFEEVASRYFKLKGPLVATGVYTVHRTGGYHKGAAVGTSPAYSFNVQGAEVEIDEETGKIDCKEFWDVHDCGKVMNPVLMEGQVHGSLYMGVGETIWEQVQFDENGKIVNGSLGGYLMPTALDMPHVNTFRVPSYEPVAPWGVKEVGEGSTNPTMGCFRNAIVDAVGASVNKLPLNYEHVWRAIQEKKKKEAEGK; from the coding sequence ATGAGTAACGAAACTAATGTTAGCAAATACCAGTTCACATTAGACAACAAAAAACTACACTTTGATATGAAACCGGAGTATGCCGTTGTCGGAAAATCAAAACCCAGACTTGACGGTGTGGAAAAGGCTACCGGAGCTGCCAAATATGCCGGGGATCTCAAATTCCCCAATATGCTATACGGCAAAATTTTATATAGCCCGCACGCCCATGCCAAGATTCTGAGCATTGACACTTCCGAGGCCGAAAAAATCCCCGGTGTTAAGGCAGTAATCACTTCTAAGGATGTACCTGATTTAAAATACGGGATTAGCCCGGCCCGTTGGGATGAAAACATCTTATGCATTGACAAAGTCAGGTATGTTGGCGATAAAGTTGCCGCTGTCGCCTGTGTCGATGAAGAAACCTGTTACAAGGCAATGAAAGCGATCAAGGTTGAATACGAAGTCCTGCCTGCGGTGCTTGACTACAGGCACGCCATGGATGAGGGTATGCCTTTGGTCCATGAAAATTATCCACGTAATATAAACACTGAAATCCACCAGGAGTTCGGAGACCTTGAGAAAGCCTTTAAAGAGGCCTATCATGTACGCAAAGATGTGTTTTCTGGCGTGCGAGCTTACCAGTGTCCTATTGAACGCCATTCCGCCATGTGTATCTGGAAGGAAGACAAGATCACCATATACCCGAGCACTCAGTCAGCTCACTACTTCCAGTACTATGTAGCCCGTGAATTCGGGTTAAAAATGGGCCAGGTGCGGATAGTTATGCCTTATGTCGGCGGGGGTTTTGGCGGCAAGCTTGAACCTACCGGTTTGGAATTTTGCGGGTCGGTGCTTTCAAAAGTCACGGGCCGTCCGGTATTGATGTCCTATGACCGCCTGGAAATGTTCCAGCATAACCGCGGCCGTCACCAGGGTACCTATGAAATCACTACCGGAGTGGACAAAAACGGCAAAATCCTCGGCTGTCACACCAATTTCCTGCTGGACGGCGGGGCTTACACCAGTTTGGGGATTGCTACCGCATACTATGCCGGGGCTCTGCTCCCGCTGACCTACGAATTCGATAACTACAAATTCGATTGCTACCGGATGTATACCAACATGCCGGCCTGCGGCGCCCACCGCGGGCACGGAGCTCCCCAGCCCAAATATGCTTTTGAAAGCCATTTGGACAACATAGCCAAAGATTTGGGCATTGACCCTGTGGATATCCGCCTGATCAACGCGCGGAAGCCTAATACCACCACCGTCAATGGCTTCGGGATCCAGTCTTGTGAATTGACGGCTTGTCTGGAAAAAGCCGCCGAAATGATGAACTGGCGGGAGAAAAAGAAAAATGGCTTGCCGAAAGGCAGAGGGATTGGCATTGCCACCGGTTCCTTCGTAACCGGAGCGGGGTATCCCATCTACCGTAATGACTGGCCTTCAGCTTCCTGCATGATCAGAGTAAACGAAGACGGCACTTCAGCCACGCTTTATACGATGTCAGCCGAGATCGGCCAGGGTTCCAACACCGTCCTGTGCCAAATGGCGGCTGAAGCCATGGGCTACCGTTATGAAAACATGAAAATAGTGGCCGGTGATACCGAAACCACGCCACTCGATTTCGGGGCTTATTCCAGTCGGCAGACCCTGTTTTCAGGGTGGGCCGTCAAACGGGCGGGAGAGAAAATCAAGGCTGCAATTCTCGAGACGGCCGCCTTCATGATGAACCTGCCTAACGAAGATATGGATATCGATTGTGTTGAAGGTGTCATTTTCTCCAAGTCCCGTCCCAAAGTTCCAACGCTTACCTTTGAAGAAGTGGCCAGCCGTTACTTCAAACTGAAAGGACCACTGGTTGCGACCGGCGTTTACACAGTGCACCGTACAGGCGGCTATCACAAGGGAGCTGCTGTCGGTACATCACCGGCTTACAGTTTCAACGTCCAGGGCGCTGAAGTGGAAATCGATGAAGAAACCGGCAAGATTGATTGCAAAGAATTCTGGGATGTCCATGACTGCGGCAAGGTGATGAACCCGGTACTGATGGAAGGTCAGGTTCACGGCTCCCTGTATATGGGCGTGGGTGAAACAATTTGGGAGCAAGTCCAGTTTGACGAAAATGGCAAGATCGTTAATGGCAGCCTGGGTGGATATCTTATGCCGACGGCTCTGGATATGCCCCATGTAAACACCTTCCGGGTCCCAAGTTATGAGCCGGTCGCGCCATGGGGCGTCAAAGAAGTGGGCGAAGGCTCGACGAACCCGACCATGGGTTGTTTCAGAAACGCGATTGTTGACGCTGTTGGCGCAAGTGTTAATAAGTTACCACTAAATTATGAACATGTATGGCGAGCCATACAGGAAAAGAAGAAAAAAGAAGCAGAAGGTAAATAA